TTTGATACCGATACCTCCTCCGACACGCTCCGGCAGGTGTCGCGTGTGGCAGTGGCGACGTATTCTTCCACAGGGGAAATCCGGGCATCGGATTTCAAGCAAAGTCCGGGAAGATTTGCTCAGGCTGGCGAACCCGGGTTCCAATCCCGATGGCCACGCGAACCCTATCATCTGAATCTGTCCGAAACAGCCCGACTTGCCAATGGTATCGCCATCCATGCGACCGGACCGGAAGGAACAAAAGAAAAATTTATCCACCATGTTCAGGAAGTTCGGCGCAACGGTGGATACGATCATCCTGTGTTTCAGGAGGCCCGTGCGCTCCTGAATCGATTTCATCCCTCACCCGACATCCAACCGGACGGTTGATTCAGCCATGATAAACGTTTGCATGACACAAGATTCGTCCCGAATGAAAACAGACGGTACGGGTAAAAAACGGTGGTCGATCCTCTGGTCGATTATTTTTTTCGGTTTTCCATTGTTTCTGTCCTTTCCTGGTCATGGTGGTGCCGAGAATCCAAAAGAGGTCACTCCCGAAGAGGGACGGCAGGCATTTTCCCGATTGCAATCCTTTCTCGCCACCATGCATACCATGGAGGCCGATTTCATCCAGAGGGTCGTCAATCCGGCCCAGGGAACCCCTGGGGAAAGCAAGGGAACATTCCAGGCTTCCCGTCCGGGAAAATTTCGATGGGATTATCAGTATCCGTTCATTCAGCACATCATTTCCGACGGCAAGGAGATTTTTTTCTATGAACCCGACCTGAAACAGGTCTCCGTGGCCGACTGGTCGCGTTTGAACAATTCTCCCGCCTCGTTTTTTGTCAGCGATGAACCCCTGGAGGTGGTATTTGATTGGACGGTCCATACCGATCCCCTGTTCAACCTTCCCTCGATCCGCCTGAAACCGAAAAAACAGGGCGATGTTCAATACATCGATGTTCTGCTCAATCCCGAGAAGAGTGTGTTGATCAAGCTGTCCATCCTTGATGCCATGGGAAATCTGTCTCATTTTCATTTTTACAAATCGCGCATGAACGCCGCGATTGTGCCGGATCGTTTCCAGTTCAAGGTTCCGCCAGGAGTCGATGTTGTCAAAACCGAAGCGGTCAAACAATAATCCATGCGTCATGTCTGAAATCCGGAGCTGCCCATGCCTTCCTTCGACATTGTATCGGAAGTCAACCTTCAGGAAGTGGACAACGCCGTCAACCAAACGGCCAAGGAAATCGGCACCCGGTACGATTTCAAGGGGTCCAAATGCAGCATCGAACATGAAGGGACGACCATTACCATCATCGCCGACGATGAATACAAGCGGGAACAGGTGGTCCTGGTGTTGAAGGAAAAAATGGTCCGGCGCAAGGTCGATACCGGAGTCCTTGATTTTGCCAAGCCGGAACAGGCATCGGGCAACCTTCTGCGGCAGGTGGTCACGGTCAAACAGGGAATCGACGCCGATCTGGCAAAAACGATCTGCAAGATGATCAAGGGGTCCAAACTCAAGGTGCAGGCTTCCATCCAGGGCGATACCGTGCGTGTTACGGGCAAGAAACGTGACGACCTCCAGGAAGCGATCGCCCGGGTCAAGGAGGAGAAATACGAACTTCCCCTCCAGTTCATCAATTTTCGCGATTGACCACCGTCATGCCAAAGGGGACAAAAGGGGGAAAAATCGGTGTCATTTCCCTGGGGTGTCCGAAGAACCTGGTGGATACCGAAAAAATGCTGGGTCGGTTCTTCGAAGCGGGTCATACCCTGACCCCCAATCCCGAAGAGGCGGATCTTCTTGTGGTCAATACCTGTGGTTTCATCGCCCAGGCGGAAGAGGAATCCCGTCAGGCCATCCGGGAGATGGCGGCCATCAAATCGCGACGTCCAGGAGTGCGGCTGGCTGTTACGGGATGCCTGGCCCAACGCCATGGTTTGACACTCAAGGAACAGATTCCCGAAATCGATCTGCTGTTGGGCACCTACGACACCCCCGAACAGCCTCGATCCCTGGCCGTTCCACCCAGACGCCGCGCCTTGGCCATACTTGATCCCCTCCAGCGTCCCCTGGACGGGGCCGCCCGTGTTTTGACGACTCCGGCGCATACCGCCTATCTCAAAATTGCCGAGGGCTGCAACAATCCCTGTTCCTTCTGCATCATTCCCCAACTGCGTGGTCCATTCCGTTCGCGTCCGGAGGTGGAACTGTTTGGTGAGGCCCGGGCCCTCGCCAAAGGGGGAGTACGGGAATTAAACCTTGTCTCCCAGGACACAAGCCTTTATGGCCGTGACCTGGTTCCTCGTTCAAACCTGGTGACACTGCTCCATGGACTGGAAGAGATCGATAAAATTCAGTGGATTCGCCTGCTTTATCTCTATCCCACACTGGTCCACGATGACCTGCTCGATCGGGTGGCCGCCTCCGAAAAGATCGTCCCCTATTTTGACATTCCCTTGCAACACACCCATTCCGCCGTCTTGACGCGAATGAAACGGGCGGAGCGGGGAGGGGACATTCGCCGTTTGATCGAACGGATTCGAACCCGGATTCCCCATGCGTCCATCAGGACCACCTTCATCGTCGGCTTTCCGGGCGAAACAGAAGAAGAATTCCTGGATCTGGAGTGTTTTGTCCAGGACTATCGCCTTGATCATGTCGGTGTCTTCGCTTATTCCGATGAACCGGGGAGCGCTTCGTTTGCAATGCCCGACAAGATTCCCACAGCCATCGCCGAGAAACGGCGGCAACGGATCTATGAATTGCAACAGCAAATCAGCCGGGAAAAATTATCGGAGATGATCGACCGCACCGTTTCGGTTCTGGTCGAAGGTCCCCTCCAGGAAGAACCATGGACCCACCAGGGCCGCACCGCCGGTCAGGCCCCCGACGTCGATGGCCATGTCAAACTCGTTGGGAAAGGAAAGGTCTCTTCCGGAACCATGGTGACTGCCAGAATCACCAGCAATACCGCTTATGACCTTATGGCCGAGATGATGTGACCCTTGGACGCTGCCCCCGACAAGACCTGCTGGCACTGCCTGGCCGGAGAACTGCTCAAGGAGTTGTTGACCCCGGTAGGCATCGAAGTGGCTCTGGAAGTGCCGGTCATGGCCAATCCTCCGAAGGCCGATCTGATCCTGCTTCGAAAGCACGATCTTTACTGGAACAGAAAACAAACGGCTTTACTGGCCGATGGATTGCGGGACCTTGAATCGGAGCATATCCTGATCGAACTCAAGGTGACTGAAAACCTGAGTGAGGAGGCATTATCGCAGATTTCGGTCTACGACACCCTCTATCTGAAGTCCAAAAGATTGAAACGTTCACAACTTCACAGTGTTCTCGTCGCCTCGCAAACACCTCGCCCCGAATTTCTCACCCGCTTCTCTTTTGAATCTTTGCCAGTCAAAGGTGTCTATGAAAGCAAACCGACATGGGGTGGAAGGATACGTTTAATTTTATTGAACGAACTGGCGAATACATCGCATAATGCTTTCTTGAAATGTTTCGCGAGTCGAAAACCGGAAAGAATAGCGGCGTTTGAAACCATCAATCAATCTGGATTATTGCATCGATCCGATGTCCTGGATCGGATCTTGCTCGGTCTATGGAGAAGATTAATGAAAGGTTCCCTGAATACCCCCGAAACGGATCATGTGGCTATGGGTGAACTGGCCCGGCTTGGTCAGGAGCTGCTTGACAGCGCGATTGATTCGATGTCCGAGGAGAAACTTTTTTCTCTTCCCCGGGTTGGACAGCGAGTACACGAAAAAATAAGGGAAGGACATCGGGAAGGACATCGGGAAGGTGAAGCGGAGATGTTGAAACGGCTGTTGCGCCGTCGTTTTGGTGATCTTCCTTCCTGGGCCGTCGAAAAAATTGCCACGGCAGACGAACCTCTTCTGGAAGCATGGGTATTTCGGGTACTGGATGCCCGTACCCTGGAAGAGGTGTTCTCCGAGGAAATATAATTTTTCGCATTCCACCCACAGTCTGTATACACTCAACCTAAGGGAGGAGAAAACAATAACCATGGCGGGACGTCTTCCTCCCCTCGCCGACCGCATGCGACCGCAAACGCTGTCGCAGGTACGAGGACAGGAACATTTGACCGGACCGGGGCGTCTTCTTGATCGGGCCTTGGCGGCGGATCGCCTGCCCTCGTTGATTTTCTGGGGACCTCCAGGCAGTGGCAAGACCACGCTGGCCCGCATCATCGCCGGGCATACCCGGCATCCGTTTCAGTCGATGTCGGCGGTGATGGTGGGGGTGCGAGAAGTGCGTCAGGTTGTCGAACAGGCCCGGGTCGAGAGACAACAC
This DNA window, taken from Magnetococcales bacterium, encodes the following:
- the lolA gene encoding outer membrane lipoprotein chaperone LolA produces the protein MKTDGTGKKRWSILWSIIFFGFPLFLSFPGHGGAENPKEVTPEEGRQAFSRLQSFLATMHTMEADFIQRVVNPAQGTPGESKGTFQASRPGKFRWDYQYPFIQHIISDGKEIFFYEPDLKQVSVADWSRLNNSPASFFVSDEPLEVVFDWTVHTDPLFNLPSIRLKPKKQGDVQYIDVLLNPEKSVLIKLSILDAMGNLSHFHFYKSRMNAAIVPDRFQFKVPPGVDVVKTEAVKQ
- a CDS encoding YajQ family cyclic di-GMP-binding protein, translated to MPSFDIVSEVNLQEVDNAVNQTAKEIGTRYDFKGSKCSIEHEGTTITIIADDEYKREQVVLVLKEKMVRRKVDTGVLDFAKPEQASGNLLRQVVTVKQGIDADLAKTICKMIKGSKLKVQASIQGDTVRVTGKKRDDLQEAIARVKEEKYELPLQFINFRD
- the rimO gene encoding 30S ribosomal protein S12 methylthiotransferase RimO gives rise to the protein MPKGTKGGKIGVISLGCPKNLVDTEKMLGRFFEAGHTLTPNPEEADLLVVNTCGFIAQAEEESRQAIREMAAIKSRRPGVRLAVTGCLAQRHGLTLKEQIPEIDLLLGTYDTPEQPRSLAVPPRRRALAILDPLQRPLDGAARVLTTPAHTAYLKIAEGCNNPCSFCIIPQLRGPFRSRPEVELFGEARALAKGGVRELNLVSQDTSLYGRDLVPRSNLVTLLHGLEEIDKIQWIRLLYLYPTLVHDDLLDRVAASEKIVPYFDIPLQHTHSAVLTRMKRAERGGDIRRLIERIRTRIPHASIRTTFIVGFPGETEEEFLDLECFVQDYRLDHVGVFAYSDEPGSASFAMPDKIPTAIAEKRRQRIYELQQQISREKLSEMIDRTVSVLVEGPLQEEPWTHQGRTAGQAPDVDGHVKLVGKGKVSSGTMVTARITSNTAYDLMAEMM
- a CDS encoding DUF4351 domain-containing protein, with protein sequence MDAAPDKTCWHCLAGELLKELLTPVGIEVALEVPVMANPPKADLILLRKHDLYWNRKQTALLADGLRDLESEHILIELKVTENLSEEALSQISVYDTLYLKSKRLKRSQLHSVLVASQTPRPEFLTRFSFESLPVKGVYESKPTWGGRIRLILLNELANTSHNAFLKCFASRKPERIAAFETINQSGLLHRSDVLDRILLGLWRRLMKGSLNTPETDHVAMGELARLGQELLDSAIDSMSEEKLFSLPRVGQRVHEKIREGHREGHREGEAEMLKRLLRRRFGDLPSWAVEKIATADEPLLEAWVFRVLDARTLEEVFSEEI